The proteins below are encoded in one region of Rhizobium sp. 9140:
- the efp gene encoding elongation factor P codes for MVKVIASSVRKGNVLDVDGKLYVVLTAANFHPGKGTPVTQVDMRRISDGVKVSERYRTTEQVERAYVEDSDHTFLYEDGEGFHFMNPANYDQLTMTAEDIGDQKVFLQDGMTVTLSIHEGLAIAIQLPRHVTLEIVETEPVTKGQTASSSYKPAILSNGVRTLVPPHIVANTRVVIATEDNSYVERAKD; via the coding sequence ATGGTCAAGGTGATCGCCTCCTCCGTTCGCAAGGGCAACGTGCTCGACGTCGACGGCAAGCTCTATGTCGTTCTCACGGCCGCCAACTTCCACCCCGGCAAGGGTACGCCGGTGACGCAGGTGGACATGCGCCGCATCTCCGACGGCGTGAAGGTTTCCGAGCGCTACCGCACGACCGAACAGGTCGAGCGCGCCTATGTCGAGGACAGCGACCACACCTTCCTGTATGAAGACGGCGAAGGCTTCCACTTCATGAACCCGGCGAACTACGACCAGCTCACGATGACGGCGGAAGACATCGGCGACCAGAAGGTTTTCCTTCAGGACGGTATGACCGTGACGCTGTCGATCCACGAAGGCCTCGCCATCGCGATCCAGCTGCCGCGCCACGTCACGCTCGAGATCGTCGAAACCGAGCCGGTCACCAAAGGCCAGACGGCATCCTCGTCCTACAAGCCCGCGATCCTGTCGAACGGCGTCCGTACGCTCGTTCCCCCGCACATCGTCGCAAACACCCGTGTCGTCATCGCGACCGAAGACAACTCCTATGTCGAGCGCGCGAAGGACTGA
- a CDS encoding GlsB/YeaQ/YmgE family stress response membrane protein: protein MDVNGVGWLAAIIIGGFAGWLAEQFMKSNMGVFMNIILGIIGAVVLNAILAAIGVSLGAGWIAYLITGFIGACILIAIGRMVRR from the coding sequence ATGGACGTAAATGGCGTAGGCTGGCTCGCAGCCATCATCATCGGCGGTTTTGCCGGCTGGCTCGCAGAACAGTTCATGAAATCCAATATGGGCGTGTTCATGAATATCATCCTCGGCATCATCGGTGCTGTCGTGCTCAACGCAATTCTCGCGGCTATCGGCGTATCGCTGGGTGCCGGCTGGATCGCATACCTCATCACCGGCTTTATCGGTGCCTGCATTCTCATCGCCATCGGGCGCATGGTGCGCCGCTAA
- the epmA gene encoding EF-P lysine aminoacylase EpmA — translation MTPAAASPWWTPHVHADRRPFLLARNRIKAALRSYLAREDFIEVETAALQVSPGNETHLHAFETAAIGHDGAHTPLYLHTSPEFACKKLLAAGEHRIACFAAVYRNRERGPLHHPEFTMLEWYRTGETYHALMTDCHAMLIGAAEAAGTGMLRYRGRSCDPALAPERLTLAEAFARHAGIDLLGTVSPTGETDRDALAAAVGSAGIRMADDDSWSDLFSRVLVEKIEPHLGMGRATILMEYPVVEAALARPSQEDPRVAERFELYACGVELANAFGELTDAGEQRRRFELEMAEKSRIYGERYPLDEDFLAALAIMPEASGCALGFDRLVMLATDATRIEQVLWAPVVETEAGR, via the coding sequence ATGACGCCAGCCGCAGCCTCCCCCTGGTGGACACCGCATGTTCACGCCGACCGACGTCCGTTCCTGCTGGCGCGAAACCGCATCAAGGCGGCGCTGCGTTCCTATCTTGCGCGCGAGGACTTCATCGAGGTGGAGACAGCAGCCCTTCAGGTCTCGCCCGGCAACGAGACCCATCTCCATGCTTTCGAGACGGCGGCGATCGGCCACGACGGCGCGCACACGCCGCTTTATCTCCATACCTCGCCGGAATTCGCCTGCAAGAAGCTGCTGGCGGCGGGCGAGCATCGCATCGCCTGCTTCGCAGCCGTTTACCGCAACCGCGAGCGCGGCCCGCTGCACCACCCCGAGTTCACCATGCTCGAATGGTACCGGACAGGCGAAACCTACCACGCGCTGATGACCGACTGCCATGCGATGCTGATAGGCGCGGCGGAGGCTGCGGGAACGGGCATGCTCCGGTATCGCGGCCGGTCCTGCGATCCCGCGCTTGCGCCCGAGCGCCTGACGCTGGCGGAGGCGTTTGCCCGCCATGCCGGTATCGATCTCCTCGGCACGGTCTCCCCCACCGGCGAGACCGACCGCGATGCGCTGGCGGCAGCCGTCGGCAGCGCGGGCATCCGCATGGCGGACGACGACAGCTGGTCCGACCTTTTCAGCCGTGTCCTGGTGGAGAAGATCGAGCCGCATCTGGGCATGGGCCGGGCGACGATCCTGATGGAATATCCGGTGGTCGAGGCCGCGCTCGCGCGCCCCTCGCAGGAAGATCCGCGCGTGGCGGAGCGGTTCGAGCTTTATGCCTGCGGCGTCGAGCTTGCCAATGCCTTCGGCGAGCTGACGGATGCCGGCGAGCAGCGGCGGCGGTTCGAGCTGGAGATGGCGGAAAAGAGCCGCATCTATGGCGAGCGCTACCCGCTGGACGAGGATTTTCTGGCAGCCCTCGCGATCATGCCGGAGGCGAGCGGCTGCGCGCTCGGTTTCGACCGACTCGTGATGCTGGCGACGGATGCCACGCGGATCGAACAGGTGCTCTGGGCGCCGGTCGTCGAAACGGAAGCGGGACGTTGA
- a CDS encoding type 1 glutamine amidotransferase has translation MHVLVIENMPHSDLGLVGIALAEAGARLDVRKAYAGEGLPAEPEPYDAMVVLGGEQSARDDALHPYLPTLCDLMRRFAETDRAVLGICLGSQLLARAHGGDNRLGASREFGWQEIALTAAGQVDPVLSAAGARFPAFQWHSDTFTLPSAAEVLASNDAVPLQAFRIGRASYGMQFHFEAGTAVIARWKEIYKDQIDGIDPDWLSRSADLEAQYGAASDAAGLALARAWVRAIVVAQAVTAAGVDAA, from the coding sequence ATGCACGTCCTCGTCATCGAAAACATGCCCCATTCGGATCTCGGTCTCGTCGGTATCGCGCTGGCGGAAGCGGGCGCGCGTCTCGATGTCCGCAAGGCCTATGCCGGCGAAGGCCTGCCGGCAGAGCCGGAGCCTTACGATGCGATGGTGGTGCTGGGCGGGGAGCAGAGCGCGCGCGACGATGCGCTCCACCCCTATCTGCCGACGCTTTGCGATCTGATGCGCCGTTTTGCGGAAACGGACCGCGCGGTGCTGGGCATCTGCCTCGGCAGCCAGCTTCTCGCCCGGGCGCATGGCGGCGACAATCGTCTCGGCGCATCGCGCGAGTTCGGCTGGCAGGAGATCGCCCTGACGGCGGCGGGGCAGGTTGACCCGGTTCTGTCTGCGGCCGGCGCACGCTTTCCGGCCTTCCAGTGGCATTCCGACACCTTCACCCTACCCTCGGCGGCGGAGGTTCTGGCGAGCAACGACGCGGTTCCGCTACAGGCCTTCCGCATCGGCCGGGCGAGCTACGGGATGCAGTTCCACTTCGAGGCGGGAACGGCCGTCATCGCAAGATGGAAAGAGATCTACAAGGACCAGATCGACGGGATCGACCCTGACTGGCTCTCCCGCTCCGCAGACCTTGAAGCGCAATACGGTGCGGCCTCGGACGCGGCGGGGCTGGCGCTCGCGCGCGCCTGGGTCCGCGCGATCGTTGTGGCGCAGGCTGTGACGGCCGCAGGAGTGGATGCGGCCTGA
- a CDS encoding GFA family protein, which translates to MTVSPSLPLTGACRCGEVRLRIMAEPILTMACHCTGCQKMTAGPYSLSAAVPATGFSVTQGEPVIGGLHSEMLHHFCCPHCLSWLFTRIEGLPDMVNVRATMLDDITWYRPFIETYTCEKLDFAETGAAHSYERFPPMEDFERLIAAYHAEG; encoded by the coding sequence ATGACGGTTTCACCATCCCTGCCTCTGACGGGCGCCTGCCGTTGCGGCGAGGTCCGCCTGCGCATCATGGCCGAGCCGATCCTGACCATGGCGTGCCATTGTACAGGCTGCCAGAAAATGACGGCCGGACCTTATTCGTTGAGCGCGGCCGTTCCGGCGACAGGCTTTTCCGTCACGCAGGGCGAGCCCGTCATCGGCGGCCTTCATAGCGAGATGCTGCATCACTTTTGCTGTCCGCATTGCCTGAGCTGGCTGTTCACGCGGATCGAGGGCCTGCCGGATATGGTGAATGTCCGCGCGACCATGCTGGATGATATCACCTGGTATCGCCCCTTCATCGAGACCTATACCTGCGAGAAGCTCGACTTTGCCGAGACGGGTGCCGCCCATAGCTACGAGCGTTTTCCGCCGATGGAGGATTTCGAGCGACTGATCGCTGCCTATCACGCGGAAGGGTGA
- the lepA gene encoding translation elongation factor 4 — protein sequence MSTPSSKTPLDHIRNFSIVAHIDHGKSTLADRLIQSTGGLAERDMSEQVLDSMDIERERGITIKAQTVRLHYKANNGETYILNLIDTPGHVDFAYEVSRSLSACEGSLLVVDASQGVEAQTLANVYQAIDNNHEIVTVLNKIDLPAAEPDRIREQIEEVIGIDASQAVLISAKTGLGIPDVLEAIVHQLPAPKSPGGEKAPLKALLVDSWYDTYLGVMVLVRIIDGVLTKGQTIRMMGTDAKYQVERVGVLTPKMLAVDSLGPGEIGFFTGSIKEVADTRVGDTITEDKKPTAEALPGFKPAQPVVFCGLFPVDAADFEDLRSAMGKLRLNDASFSFEMESSAALGFGFRCGFLGLLHLEIIQERLEREFDLDLIATAPSVVYKLTMTDGSEKELHNPADMPDPVRISEIHEPWIKATILTPDDYLGGILKLCQDRRGVQTELTYVGKRAMLTYELPLNEVVFDFYDRLKSISKGYASFDYHLDGYKEGNLVKMSIMVNGEPVDALSMLVHRSAAEKRGRDMCEKLKDLIPRHMFKIPIQAAIGGNVIARETISAMRKDVTAKCYGGDASRKRKLLDKQKAGKKRMRQFGKVDIPQEAFIAALKMSDE from the coding sequence ATGAGCACACCATCCTCCAAGACGCCGCTGGATCATATCCGCAACTTCTCCATCGTCGCCCATATCGACCACGGCAAGTCGACGCTTGCCGACCGGCTGATCCAGTCGACGGGCGGCCTTGCCGAACGCGACATGTCCGAGCAGGTGCTGGACTCGATGGATATCGAGCGCGAGCGCGGCATCACCATCAAGGCCCAGACGGTGCGTCTGCACTACAAGGCCAACAATGGCGAAACCTATATCCTGAACCTCATCGACACCCCCGGCCATGTGGACTTCGCCTATGAAGTCTCCCGCTCGCTGTCGGCCTGCGAAGGCTCGCTGCTGGTTGTGGATGCCAGCCAGGGCGTCGAGGCGCAGACGCTGGCGAACGTCTATCAGGCCATCGACAACAATCACGAGATCGTCACGGTCCTCAACAAGATCGACCTGCCGGCGGCCGAGCCGGACCGCATCCGCGAGCAGATCGAGGAGGTCATCGGCATCGATGCCAGCCAGGCCGTGCTGATCTCGGCCAAGACCGGCCTCGGCATTCCCGACGTTCTCGAAGCCATCGTCCACCAGCTGCCGGCGCCGAAAAGCCCCGGCGGCGAGAAGGCGCCCTTGAAGGCGCTGCTGGTCGACAGCTGGTACGACACCTATCTCGGCGTCATGGTTCTCGTGCGCATCATCGACGGCGTGCTCACCAAGGGCCAGACGATCCGCATGATGGGCACGGACGCGAAGTATCAGGTGGAGCGCGTCGGCGTTCTTACGCCGAAGATGCTCGCGGTGGACAGCCTCGGCCCGGGCGAGATCGGCTTCTTCACCGGCTCCATCAAGGAAGTGGCCGATACCCGCGTCGGCGATACCATCACCGAGGACAAGAAGCCGACGGCGGAAGCGCTGCCGGGCTTCAAGCCGGCCCAGCCGGTGGTGTTCTGCGGCCTCTTCCCGGTCGATGCGGCGGATTTCGAGGATCTGCGCTCGGCCATGGGCAAGCTGCGCCTCAACGACGCGTCCTTCTCGTTCGAAATGGAAAGCTCGGCCGCGCTCGGCTTCGGCTTCCGCTGCGGCTTCCTCGGCCTGCTGCATCTCGAAATCATTCAGGAGCGGCTGGAGCGCGAGTTCGACCTCGACCTGATCGCGACGGCCCCCTCCGTGGTCTACAAGCTGACGATGACGGACGGTTCGGAGAAGGAACTGCACAACCCGGCCGATATGCCGGATCCGGTGCGGATATCCGAGATCCACGAGCCCTGGATCAAGGCGACGATCCTCACGCCCGACGATTATCTCGGCGGCATTCTCAAGCTTTGCCAGGACCGTCGCGGCGTGCAGACGGAGCTGACCTATGTCGGCAAGCGCGCCATGTTGACCTATGAGCTGCCGCTCAACGAAGTCGTGTTCGACTTCTACGACCGGCTGAAGTCGATTTCCAAGGGTTATGCCTCGTTCGACTACCATCTCGACGGCTACAAGGAGGGCAACCTCGTGAAGATGTCCATCATGGTCAATGGCGAGCCGGTCGATGCGCTCTCCATGCTCGTGCACCGCTCGGCGGCCGAAAAGCGCGGCCGCGACATGTGCGAGAAGCTGAAGGACCTGATCCCGCGGCACATGTTCAAGATCCCGATCCAGGCGGCCATCGGCGGCAACGTGATTGCCCGCGAGACGATCTCGGCCATGCGCAAGGACGTGACGGCGAAGTGCTATGGCGGCGACGCCAGCCGCAAGCGCAAGCTGCTCGACAAGCAGAAGGCCGGCAAGAAGCGCATGCGCCAGTTCGGCAAGGTCGATATCCCGCAGGAAGCCTTTATCGCCGCTCTGAAGATGAGCGACGAATAA
- a CDS encoding CcdB family protein: MARFRVYELKSSEVFALDLQADLVELLPTRVMAPLYPLTTMTWAFSRLNPRFVIDGQAYSMATQRMSAVDQRDIGREVANLSSRSDDITAALDFLFQGF; this comes from the coding sequence ATGGCACGCTTCCGTGTCTATGAACTGAAGTCTTCAGAGGTTTTCGCGCTGGATCTGCAGGCGGATCTCGTGGAGCTTTTGCCGACACGAGTCATGGCGCCGCTCTATCCACTAACGACGATGACTTGGGCCTTCAGTCGCTTGAACCCACGTTTTGTGATCGACGGGCAAGCGTATTCCATGGCAACGCAAAGGATGTCGGCTGTGGATCAGCGAGATATCGGTCGAGAGGTTGCGAACCTATCCTCCCGTTCCGACGATATCACAGCCGCCCTCGATTTCCTCTTCCAGGGCTTCTGA
- a CDS encoding pentapeptide repeat-containing protein: MTNTIGRPPTSSLLDRMDLRAKAFLGFSLPVAGLCALIAAVSLSGTAGRVEAADCEATPNAGIDWSGCSKANLMLPSSTLTKAVLAGANLSATDLGSSDLTEANLEKATLIRASLSGAMAEKANFSRIEAYRSNFSGIKAAGASFAGAELQRTNMTEADLTGADFSKAELSRVNFSKSTITGTRFSLANLARAKLTGVTFNGPIAFDEAFLFLTRVEGLDLSAATGLKQEQIALACGDGTTKLPAGLTPPPNWPCKHD; encoded by the coding sequence ATGACGAACACCATCGGCCGGCCCCCGACATCATCCCTTCTTGATCGGATGGATCTCCGCGCAAAAGCTTTTCTGGGCTTCAGCTTGCCGGTTGCAGGCCTTTGCGCGCTCATTGCAGCTGTGAGCCTTTCCGGTACGGCCGGCCGGGTCGAAGCGGCGGATTGCGAGGCGACGCCCAATGCCGGGATCGACTGGAGCGGCTGCAGCAAGGCCAACCTGATGCTGCCCTCCAGCACCCTGACCAAGGCCGTTCTTGCGGGCGCGAACCTCTCGGCCACCGACCTCGGGAGCTCGGATCTGACCGAGGCGAACCTCGAAAAAGCCACGCTGATCCGCGCGTCGCTGAGCGGCGCCATGGCCGAGAAGGCGAACTTTTCACGGATCGAAGCCTATCGCTCCAACTTTTCCGGCATCAAGGCGGCCGGAGCGTCCTTCGCCGGAGCCGAACTTCAGCGCACGAATATGACGGAAGCCGATCTGACCGGAGCGGATTTCAGCAAGGCCGAGCTTTCCCGGGTCAACTTCTCGAAATCGACCATTACCGGCACGCGCTTCTCGCTCGCCAACCTCGCCCGCGCCAAGCTGACCGGTGTGACGTTCAATGGCCCGATCGCCTTCGACGAGGCATTCCTGTTCCTCACCCGCGTCGAAGGGCTGGACCTGTCGGCGGCGACCGGCCTGAAACAGGAGCAGATCGCACTCGCCTGCGGCGACGGCACGACGAAGCTTCCGGCGGGACTGACGCCGCCGCCGAACTGGCCCTGCAAGCACGATTGA
- a CDS encoding lysine-2,3-aminomutase-like protein, with amino-acid sequence MTGMTLKSISHLRDAGLLGERAGDVEAVARRYAVAVTPAMAALIDPADPRDPIALQFVPDLAELDHRPEERADPIGDAAHSPVEGIVHRYPDRVLLKAVHVCPVYCRFCFRREMVGPDGLGTLAADALDAAIAYIADHAEIWEVILTGGDPLVLSPRRLADIMARLSVIDHVKIVRLHSRVPAVDPLRIDAALIAALHASGKTVYVALHANHPRELTRQARDACALLVDAGIVMISQTVLLKGVNDDVATLSALMRAFVETRIKPYYLHHPDLAPGTAHFRLSVEEGQALVAGLRGVISGLCQPTYVLDIPGGHGKAVIAAPSIERTDQGHRVEDFRGGIHNYPPR; translated from the coding sequence ATGACAGGCATGACGCTGAAAAGCATTTCTCACTTACGGGACGCCGGGCTTCTGGGCGAACGGGCCGGCGATGTCGAGGCGGTCGCGCGTCGCTATGCCGTCGCCGTTACGCCGGCCATGGCCGCGCTTATCGATCCCGCCGATCCCCGCGACCCGATCGCGCTCCAGTTCGTTCCCGATCTCGCCGAGCTCGACCACAGGCCGGAAGAGCGTGCCGACCCGATCGGCGATGCCGCCCATAGTCCCGTCGAAGGCATCGTCCATCGCTATCCCGATCGCGTGCTCCTGAAGGCCGTGCATGTGTGTCCGGTCTATTGCCGCTTCTGCTTCCGCCGCGAGATGGTCGGCCCGGACGGTCTGGGAACGCTGGCGGCGGACGCACTGGATGCGGCGATCGCCTATATCGCGGACCATGCCGAGATATGGGAGGTCATTCTCACGGGTGGCGATCCGCTGGTGCTGTCGCCCCGCCGTCTGGCGGACATCATGGCGCGTCTCTCCGTCATCGACCACGTCAAGATCGTTCGCCTGCACAGCCGCGTTCCCGCCGTCGATCCCTTGCGGATCGATGCGGCGCTGATCGCCGCCCTTCATGCGAGCGGCAAGACGGTCTATGTCGCGCTGCATGCCAACCACCCGCGCGAGTTGACCCGGCAAGCACGCGATGCCTGCGCTCTGCTGGTGGATGCAGGCATCGTCATGATCAGCCAGACGGTGCTGCTGAAGGGCGTGAACGACGATGTCGCCACGCTGTCGGCTCTCATGCGGGCGTTCGTGGAGACCCGCATCAAGCCCTATTACCTGCACCACCCGGACCTTGCGCCGGGAACCGCGCATTTCCGCCTGTCGGTGGAAGAAGGGCAGGCGCTGGTCGCCGGGCTTCGCGGCGTGATTTCCGGCCTCTGCCAGCCGACCTATGTGCTCGACATTCCCGGCGGCCACGGCAAGGCGGTCATTGCCGCTCCGAGTATCGAGCGGACGGACCAGGGCCACAGGGTCGAGGATTTCCGGGGCGGCATCCACAATTATCCGCCCCGCTGA
- a CDS encoding GNAT family N-acetyltransferase has translation MPAIRRLTGEDARAAIPALSAILIDCIADGASVGFLQSCGDEEAAAYWDGVADAVTSGHTILLVAEADGEILGTVQLGVGLSPNQPHRADLKKLLVHRRGRGRGLARLLMTAAEGEALALGRHLLVLDTATGSPAEAIYARLGWSRAGVIPDYALFPDGSFCGSTFFYKSLAMSRTLAGAMETPSPSSLFPS, from the coding sequence TTGCCCGCGATCCGCCGCCTGACCGGCGAGGATGCCCGCGCGGCGATCCCAGCCCTTTCGGCGATCCTAATCGACTGCATCGCGGACGGCGCATCCGTCGGCTTCCTCCAGTCCTGCGGCGATGAGGAGGCGGCAGCCTACTGGGACGGCGTCGCGGACGCCGTGACCTCGGGACACACGATCCTGCTGGTGGCGGAAGCCGATGGCGAGATCCTCGGCACGGTGCAGCTCGGCGTCGGCCTGTCCCCGAACCAGCCACATCGCGCCGACCTCAAGAAGCTCCTCGTCCACCGGCGTGGCCGCGGGCGGGGCCTTGCCCGTCTGCTGATGACGGCAGCCGAAGGCGAAGCGCTGGCGCTCGGGCGGCATCTTCTCGTGCTGGACACGGCAACCGGCAGCCCGGCCGAGGCGATCTATGCGCGTCTCGGCTGGAGCCGCGCCGGTGTCATCCCCGATTACGCGCTCTTTCCCGATGGAAGCTTCTGCGGTTCCACGTTCTTCTACAAGTCGCTCGCGATGTCCCGCACACTCGCCGGCGCGATGGAAACCCCATCTCCGTCATCTCTGTTTCCATCATAA
- a CDS encoding type II toxin-antitoxin system CcdA family antitoxin: protein MSQTARIRPDVSLDEKLVADALELNIDISSAAADGIARAVKAERERLWLIENAEAFRAEREYIEKHGLPLAKYRQF, encoded by the coding sequence ATGTCGCAAACTGCCCGCATACGGCCCGACGTCTCGCTCGATGAAAAACTCGTTGCCGACGCGCTGGAACTGAATATCGACATATCGAGCGCGGCTGCCGACGGCATCGCCAGGGCGGTCAAGGCCGAACGGGAACGGCTGTGGCTGATCGAGAACGCCGAGGCTTTCCGAGCCGAGAGAGAATATATCGAAAAGCACGGGCTGCCGTTGGCGAAGTATCGCCAATTCTGA
- a CDS encoding YegP family protein has translation MTKDETGSGYRFEIVENKGGEHFVRFKAANGEPMVQSEAYASKASARNCIESVKKNAPDAPVEDETVTA, from the coding sequence CTGACCAAGGATGAAACCGGCTCCGGATATCGTTTCGAGATCGTCGAGAACAAGGGCGGCGAGCACTTCGTCCGCTTCAAGGCGGCAAACGGCGAGCCCATGGTCCAGTCCGAAGCCTACGCCTCAAAGGCGAGCGCCCGGAACTGCATCGAATCCGTCAAGAAAAACGCGCCGGATGCACCTGTCGAGGACGAGACGGTCACGGCTTGA
- a CDS encoding OmpA family protein, whose translation MMKKLAIVAVSAIYLSGCTTTDPYTGEQKMSNTAGGALIGAGLGAATGLLVGGSARGRRDSALVGAGIGALGGGLIGNYMDSQENELRAQLQGTGVSVTRQGDRIILNMPSNITFATDQDQVMPGFYSTLNSVAIVLRKFNKTLVDVDGHTDSTGSAGYNQGLSERRAASVANYLGSQGVDQRRMSAMGYGAERPVASNSSEAGRAQNRRVEISIAPIKEQ comes from the coding sequence ATGATGAAGAAACTCGCCATCGTGGCCGTCTCGGCCATCTACCTTTCCGGCTGCACGACGACCGACCCGTATACGGGTGAACAGAAGATGTCGAACACGGCGGGCGGCGCTCTGATCGGCGCGGGCCTCGGTGCGGCAACCGGCCTTCTCGTCGGCGGCAGCGCCCGTGGGCGACGCGATTCCGCGCTGGTCGGCGCCGGTATCGGCGCGCTCGGCGGCGGCCTCATCGGCAATTACATGGACAGCCAGGAAAACGAGCTGCGCGCCCAGCTTCAGGGTACCGGCGTCTCCGTCACCCGCCAGGGCGATCGCATCATCCTGAACATGCCGTCGAACATCACGTTTGCGACCGATCAGGATCAGGTCATGCCGGGCTTCTATTCGACGCTGAACTCGGTCGCCATCGTGCTGCGCAAGTTCAACAAGACGCTCGTCGATGTCGATGGCCACACGGACTCGACCGGCAGCGCCGGCTACAATCAGGGCCTCTCGGAACGCCGCGCCGCTTCCGTCGCCAACTATTTGGGGTCGCAGGGCGTGGACCAGCGCCGCATGTCGGCCATGGGCTACGGCGCCGAACGTCCGGTCGCCTCCAATTCGAGCGAAGCCGGCCGCGCCCAGAACCGCCGCGTGGAAATCTCCATCGCGCCGATCAAGGAACAGTAA
- a CDS encoding helix-turn-helix domain-containing protein, protein MEKTPSPSDADIGERLRSLRQRHATTLDALAQRSGVSRAMISRIERGEANPTAQLLARLCHALGTTLSRFFAEDAPPESPLRRAGQQHVWRDPETGYVRRAVSPEATGSPVDIVDVGFPPGGRVVFEPQPFDSGATQHLWLLEGRMTMTAGDETYHLHPGDCLFMRLGETIVFSNPHAEMARYAIILHRGHPQTNKGRS, encoded by the coding sequence ATGGAAAAGACCCCATCACCATCCGACGCGGATATCGGCGAGCGACTGCGATCCCTGCGCCAAAGACACGCAACGACGCTCGATGCGCTGGCACAACGCTCCGGCGTCAGCCGCGCCATGATCTCGCGGATCGAGCGCGGCGAGGCCAATCCGACGGCACAGCTTCTGGCGCGCCTCTGCCACGCGCTCGGCACGACCCTGTCGCGGTTCTTCGCCGAGGATGCGCCGCCGGAGAGCCCCTTGCGGCGGGCCGGGCAACAGCATGTCTGGCGAGATCCGGAAACCGGCTATGTCAGGCGGGCCGTGTCTCCGGAGGCCACGGGGTCGCCGGTCGATATCGTCGATGTCGGCTTCCCGCCGGGCGGGCGGGTCGTGTTCGAGCCGCAACCCTTCGACAGCGGCGCGACGCAGCATCTCTGGCTGCTCGAAGGCCGCATGACGATGACGGCCGGCGACGAGACCTATCACCTTCACCCCGGAGATTGCCTGTTCATGCGGCTCGGCGAGACGATCGTGTTCTCGAACCCGCATGCGGAGATGGCCCGCTACGCCATCATCCTCCACCGCGGCCATCCGCAGACGAACAAGGGACGTTCATGA